A window of Phragmites australis chromosome 2, lpPhrAust1.1, whole genome shotgun sequence genomic DNA:
CCCGGCGCGGCCGGTGCTCACCAGCTACTACAAGAGCGACCACTTCAAGCACCGCCCGTACGACCCCTACAACGTGTACACCAGCCCCACCGCCGCCATCCTCTGCACCGACTCGTTCCAGTCCATGTACGCGCAGATGGTGTGCGGTCTGCTGGCCCGCACCGAGGTGCTCCGCGTCGGCGCCGTCTTCGCGTCCGGCCTGCTCCGCGCCATCCGTTTCCTTCAGCTCCACTGGAaggagctcgcgcacgacatcAGGACGGGCACCCTGAGCGCCAAGATCGTCGAGCCGTCCATCCGGGACGCCGTGGACGAGGTGCTCAAGCCGGACGCCGAGCTCGCCGAGTTCGTGGAGGCCGAGTGCGCCAAGGACAACTGGGAGGGCATCATCACCAGGGTGTGGCCCAACACCAAGTACCTGGACGTGATCGTGACGGGCGCGATGGCGCAGTACATCCCGACGCTTGAGTACTACAGCGGCGGGCTGCCCATGGCGTGCACCATGTACGCGTCGTCCGAGTGCTACTTCGGGCTGAACCTCCGCCCCATGTGCGACCCCTCGGAGGTGTCCTACACCATCATGCCCAACATGGGCTACTTCGAGCTGCTGCCGCACGACCCGGACGCCAAGCCGCTGTCCAAGGACGACCCGCCGCCGCGGCTAGTCGACCTGGCGGACGCCGAGGCGGGGAAGGAGTACGAGCTGGTGATCACCACCTACGCGGGGCTCTGCCGCTACCGCGTGGGCGACATCCTGTACGTGACCGGGTTCCACAACTCGGCGCCGCAGTTCCGGTTCGTGCGGCGCAAGAACGTGCTCCTCAGCATCGACTCGGACAAGACGGACGAGGCGGAGCTGCAGGCGGCGGTGGAGCGCGCGTCCAGGCTGCTGGCGCCCTACGATGCGGGCATCGTGGAGTACACGAGCCAGGCGGACGCGACCACCATCCCGGGCCACTACGTGGTGTACTGGGAGCTGATGGTGCGGGAGGGCGGGGCGTGGCCCGAGGCGGGCGTGTTCGAGCGCTGCTGCctggagatggaggaggcgcTCAGCGCGGTGTACCGGCAGGGCCGGAACGGCGACGCGATCGGGCCGCTGGAGATCCGGGTGGTGCGCGGCGGCACGTTCGAGGAGGTGATGGACTACGCCATCTCGCGCGGCGCGTCCATCAACCAGTACAAGGCGCCGAGGTGCGTCTCGTTCGGCCCCATCATCGAGCTCCTCAACTCCAGGGTGCTGTCCAAGCACTTCAGCCCGGCGTGCCCCAGGTACAGCCCGCAGAAGAAGTGATAAGGGCAGGAATTGGACCCGGTGGACTCACATCTCACGGCCCAGATCGAGCTAGACGCCATAGTCTGTCACTCTGTCTGCTAGTACTATTACTTCGTTCCCAGTTGCTTATACAGTGTGTTCCAGTTTCTCATGAGCAAGGCAGATGAGAGGAGTGAATCGGTCGCTCACAATCACAACTCAGCTGCCTGCTTCTAGATCATGCTACTTCACTGCTGGTAGTTACATACATGTGTGATGTCATTTCATGAGTAGGCCCAGTATCATAATATGCCTTCTTGAGTATCTGCTTATGTTTGCATGGTTTCCTTTGTGCTTCTGTTAGAACTGATACTGGCCGGATTGGCACCATCCGAGCCAGAAAAAATGTCATAATTGTCATTAGACCTCTCCCCAAATCCAGACTTTTCTATTCCTCCACCCTTTTTAAGAACTGATGCAGTGCATTCCATGTTTTATTATAGTGAAATCCACAATGAACTTCGTTGCATGTTACATCACACTTTATAATAATCCGTATGTTATTTAGGCATTAGTCAAGCATTATTACAACATATCTACTCACCCTCTCCCTTCCCTAAACGCAAATCTACCACAATCCATACAACTTGCGGTCTCTACTGAAACTGTTACAGGTTGCTCTAGTGTCTGACATATTGGATGTTACAAGTTACCTGAATCTGTTACACCTTGCATACAAGGGACAGCATGATACTACCACTATTGCTAGGCACACCTATCATAAACCCACTCCTCCCGTGGCTTCGACAAGATTACCACTCGAAATAAGAGATTTTCTAGAGAGCGACATGTTCTAAACAATGTCTGTCTCGTAATTATAGGGAAAAATTTCCTCATCAAGAGAAAAGTTCCAGGGGGAAATGATAAAGTTACAATTGTAATAAACCATCTCAAAGCAGGGAAAAAACAGAAATGCATACATGGCCCACATAGCACAACTTTGTAGCAATATACAGAAAATATGACACTATTCATGCGTAGGTGTCCTCATACACAATGATTGATTGACAAATGACTATCAAGACAGCACAGATTACCACCGGATCCACATTATGAATTCCACGCTACATAGATGATTCTTGGAAGTTGgaaagataaatattatttaaatttataacTAGATGGTGTAATCATGGTACTGCATCAATTTCCATCTCATGTTCGTCACTAGGGTGCGCTTGAACCACTTTGGTCTTGTGTAACAGGGAGATGTCCATCGTATGAGCATCTGAGAAGATCTGGGAGTCTTTTCAATTTTGGTCCTTGTCCGCTCAAGCGTTTTGGCTTTATATCCTATGTTAGCAGTTGAAATGTTATGCATTGAAAGTTTTAAAATAACTTATTACTAGAATTAAAAAATACCTATGAAGGAAGGAGATTCTCTCATGACAAgccattattattattagatCCTTGAATTTTCAATGAAAGTAATGCTATCATGCTAGCAGCAGGATTGCATATATTTGATTTATTATTAGTTACTATAATATGGCCAAAAGCCCAAAACTAAGAAGGAATAGGCCAAGTTTAATCTCGAAGTAAGCAAAGTCAATCATACCTCACTGAAAATTATATGTTTCCTGATATGGTTGGGTTGATTGGATCGGTAGGGATAACTGACGGAGCGTACTCGCCCTCTCGAGGAGGCTCTGAGCAGCTGATTTACGTGGACTAACTTATTTCattgattgcttgatttgttCGGTACATCACCCTCCTTTAAATAGACCCCAAGCTAACAAATAATCTAATCTAAACCGACTAACAAATCCTATCTCcaattaaaaaaactagcaaTCTTATCTCCAACTAATGAATCTAACCGATCTAACTAAACTAACAAACTCTATCTCTAACCAAAGATACTCTCCATAACATTTCCCCTAGTTCTTATTAACTTCTGGAAGTAATATTTACAAATTACAAGTTGGTCTTCTTCCAGTTTGACCTTAACAATAAAAGTCAGGGGAAAAGACCTATTTTGGACTGTTTTGGGCCTCTTCTATTACAAGAAATAATTTAGTGATGCATGCCACAGATGAGGTGTGGCCAGGGTTACTCAGAAAGTATAATTTCAAGAAAATTGAGAAAGTAATAGGTAGGAAAAAGAAACTCTTACTGAGCCATCAATCTATCCCATTACTGATCAGCTTCAAGCTGTCAGGAGTAATTTGGCACATATCAAATGCCCTGATGATTACTCATAAGTTTATATCTTATATatgttaatcctatcaacattGGCATTGACCAGCCAGCCTACTCGACTACTCTCGGAAAATTGACACGTTACTATGTTAGGCACTACTCTTTGGTTCTAGAAACAACACGTCACATATCAAAAGCTTATGTTCAATCCAAATTAGACCAAGCGAACATGCCACAATTCTGTTTCCATTAAAAACGTAATTCTTTAACTAATCTATTAATGAACGATGAAAATAGAACAGCAACAAATACAACTcgtaaaagtaaaaaaagatcAAGGAAATTGTGTTGGGCTGTTGCAACAAACCTGGTCAAATAtggttgtagggatggcaagaGTCACCATTGCATTAGGGGAGTCTACAATGCCAGATATCCTACCCTCGCATGGACAGCATGATAGCAAAAGATATACCTGTATATAAGCCCCCGATGTTAAGATAATATTCAGCATACATGGATACTTACAGGATAATAGTTAGTAGCCCTACTGCCTACCTGCTCCTTGGAGTACCCAAATCTGGAAAGGTATTCAATAGCATTAAGGACTGCACGTTTGTAGGCAACTGATGCATCAAGGAAATGCTGCTTCCCAGACTCATCTACACTGATGCCCTCAAACACTAACCACTCTGAGAAACGTGGTTCCACTGGACCTATCTCAAAGATAGGATTCACATGAAGTGGCGTCGGACCAACTGGAGTCAAGTATTCCTTCATCCCACCTCTGATGATCTCACACCTATACAAAATGCAAGAGAGAAATCTGTGGATTTTTGACAAGCACCTAAAGGGAAATGAATCTGCAAAGGCAGGTTTTATTTATCCAACTGACACAGTCAGCATCTCCAGCAAGGTAAGTCAAGAATGATATGAGTTGATCCTGTGGTTTAGAATTCATTGATATGTTATACAGAAATGGAGTCAGTTTGATCCCAACAAATAATACATCATGACATAATACAGGAACTAGAAATCACTAATGCATGCTTAACTATTATGATGATAGAATAGAAACATCACAGTTGACTTATGTGTCAACACCCGATAGCACTCCCATGAATTCACTTATTCACATTCTTAACGTTCCCATCTGAGTCCATCAAGTCCAATGCAATCAGCTATGAAGATGATCGACGGTAGTGTACTGGTCTAATATCTTGATAACATAAGATGGAATCCAAGAAACTGAAGTTTTCCTACACTGTGAGATCTGGTCTGATGTAAGTGGGTATTTGGGTCCATCATTTGAGATCACTAAATGAATATGAGATGTCAGACACATTTATTAATTATAATATAACAAGTGGTATTGAAAAGCACAAATAAGAATGAAGTTTATTACTTGAGTTCAAGGAATCCACTCATTTCTATTGCTCCACAGAGTGAGACTTCACCATCGCCCTGGGAGAAGTGCATATCACCAGTGCTCAGATTTGCTCCCTCAACAAATACTGGTAGATAAACTTTGGAACCTCTGCTTAGATTCTTTATGTCACAATTCCCACCGTTTTCCCTTCCAGGAATAGTTCTTGCTGCTTCATTTGCAATTTTTTGCCATTCAGCACTCCCTTCTTGAATCTGCATCACATTGCATGCATTATAAACATGGCTCTTAGCCTCTTACCATACAGGTAGCAAGCAAGAATAGCAGGTAGAACAGTTGTATTGGCATTCCGGATCACATAAAAAGATTAATTGTGAGTAATGCAAACAGTGTTACATTTAGTTTAGTCCTTGAATGAAAGTGAAACTATTAACCATACCTTTCCAAGTAAGCAATTCTCAGGGGTTGGTAAATTCGCAAGGGGCCTCTGGTGCAGGACTTCACACAGTTTCAGGGTCTCTTGACTCGTCTCAGCCAATCTTTTTTCCCTTTCATTCCATATATTAAGAAGCTCAACTGATGGTGCAGTTCCCACTATACCAGGATGAGTTAATCCTGGAAAACGAACACCTGGTATACACAAAATGGATTATTGAAGGATCCAAAACTGGAAAACTTTGTTCACAGCAATAACGGCGAACCTCTACCTGGTATTTGAGGGGAGTATGCATAAATTCCTTCAAAATACCAAATGGCTTTCCTTGCACTGGGGAAGTGGTCGGTTAAAAATCCACCTCCATTCTCCCTTTCAAATATTGCAGTATAACCCCACTCATCACCAGGAAGTGGGCCAAGGTTGCAGATCTCTACCGCAAGAAGATCACCAGGTGAAGCTGGAATCCCTTCAGAATCAACTATTCTTAAAGGCCCACTAAGATAATGAGTCTGTGGAAAATCTGTAGTCAGTTTGgcacattttttttaatgagagcaccataatttaaaaaaaaaaaactcaaatggCATCTCATGCAGGTATAGAAACTTACAATTGTGAGATCCAGGAATTTGATATCATCTGCAGAATTATCATCACTAACCCGTCCTCCAGTCCAATCAACCATCTCAACACGGAATAATTCCCCTTCAATTACATCAGCAACAGGAGGGATATCAGGATGCCAGCGGTTATGAAGAGGAACCTTCTGCTCCCATGGCTTCTTCTTCACATCTATGGGCACTACAAGTCTTGGAGTCAGAGGAGCCATGTTTCATTAGAGAATCCCTTCAAAGCTTTGTGCACCTTTATATTGGTAGCATATCAATGTCGATGAGTCGCTAAAAGTTAAAAATaagcaaaaacaaaaagggATTCTAGGAAAGCATGGTTTTGAAACTTGGGAGGCACATTGAAATATGAGTGGTGGATCCGAATACTAAAAGTTgctgagtatttttttttttacaaagaaAGTTTCCAAAAAAATAGACAGTCTCACCGAGCAAAAATATCGTTTGTTTAGAATTGCTTTATATAACTGAGTCACCATCAAGTAAGAATTTTCTAGCTGGTCCCGCATGTCTCTATAGAGTATAGACCAATAGACCATACTGAGATAAGACACAAGAGGGTGAGATATTTTCTTGTTCAAAAGCAGTACCAACCAACTTGGCTTGTCTTATTCATTTGTGTTTTGTACAGGCTGCAACATGCAACATTTATACTACTGATGCACAAAGTTAGTTTTTGTGGTAACATACAAAGACAACCTGAATGTCCATCCCCACACAACACTAAGGGCAGTGAACAAACTAAAGTTCCACTTCATGCTAAATTGGACAAGCCCATAACATCAATAAAATACTAGCACTGCCTTTCttattgtatttatttatttcctaCTAGCTGGAAAATTGTTCATTGTTCCAAGAAGCAAAATTCAGAACTAATCATGACAGAAGttacattatttttttacttttaagaGGGTTGAATAGTCCCATAAAACTTTCCTATTACAGGCAAAATTGTTAGAGGAGACAACAGAGGAAATATTAATCTTTACCAAAGGTTTAATAAATACATTTAACATAATATTGTTAGTCCTAATTTCTATCTAACATTTTGTCTAAGGAGCTGGTAAAAGTTCGAAACAATGAAGGATTGTATAAAATGGGAATTACAGACCAATGTgatttccccctttttttctGGCGACATGATTTCCCAAAAAAGATTAATGAAAACACTTAATAACTTGTACTACTACCAAGTAACAATGCTGCTCCCCTTTACTAACCTTTCTCGTGTCATAAAATTTTTGTGCCAAGTGCTTTCCTGGAGGCTCTTTGCCCTAATCCAAAGGTGATTTAG
This region includes:
- the LOC133908819 gene encoding probable indole-3-acetic acid-amido synthetase GH3.2, coding for MAPAATEAGGRRVTAVGAAASERDAEKLEFIEEMTRGFDGVQERVLAEILARNNGAEYLRRHGMEGRTDREAFKARVPVVTYEDLRPEIERIANGDRSNIISSHPITEFLTSSGTSAGERKLMPTIEDELNRRQMLYSLLMPVMNVYVPGLDKGKGLYFLFIKSETKTPGGLPARPVLTSYYKSDHFKHRPYDPYNVYTSPTAAILCTDSFQSMYAQMVCGLLARTEVLRVGAVFASGLLRAIRFLQLHWKELAHDIRTGTLSAKIVEPSIRDAVDEVLKPDAELAEFVEAECAKDNWEGIITRVWPNTKYLDVIVTGAMAQYIPTLEYYSGGLPMACTMYASSECYFGLNLRPMCDPSEVSYTIMPNMGYFELLPHDPDAKPLSKDDPPPRLVDLADAEAGKEYELVITTYAGLCRYRVGDILYVTGFHNSAPQFRFVRRKNVLLSIDSDKTDEAELQAAVERASRLLAPYDAGIVEYTSQADATTIPGHYVVYWELMVREGGAWPEAGVFERCCLEMEEALSAVYRQGRNGDAIGPLEIRVVRGGTFEEVMDYAISRGASINQYKAPRCVSFGPIIELLNSRVLSKHFSPACPRYSPQKK